In Chloroflexota bacterium, one DNA window encodes the following:
- a CDS encoding Uma2 family endonuclease translates to MLEPQVAAAPTRTPAKSQMTFEEFLDWCDEDTHAEWVNGEIVMTSLASAQHQDIKRFLFVLLRQFVRRNKLGKVLDAPVLMRLPHVPSGREPDILFVRAENTNRLRDTYLDGPADLVVEIISPESIARDRGDKFVEYEQAGIPEYWLIDPIRRRAEFYVLNATGMYELINPDPRGIFQSRVVDGFWLRVEWLWQDPLPLEEDLLAEIRKRA, encoded by the coding sequence GTCGCCGCTGCGCCGACGCGCACGCCGGCAAAATCGCAAATGACGTTTGAAGAATTTCTCGATTGGTGCGACGAAGACACTCACGCCGAGTGGGTCAACGGAGAAATTGTGATGACTTCACTAGCCAGTGCACAACATCAGGACATCAAAAGATTTCTCTTTGTTCTATTGCGTCAGTTCGTGCGACGCAATAAACTAGGAAAAGTTCTCGACGCGCCCGTCTTGATGCGCCTGCCGCACGTACCCAGCGGACGCGAGCCGGACATTCTATTTGTGCGCGCGGAGAACACGAATCGTTTGCGCGACACGTACCTCGATGGTCCCGCCGACCTCGTCGTCGAAATCATTTCGCCGGAAAGCATCGCGCGCGATCGCGGCGACAAGTTCGTCGAATACGAACAAGCCGGCATTCCCGAATACTGGCTAATTGATCCGATTCGCCGTCGCGCCGAGTTTTACGTACTCAACGCGACGGGGATGTACGAACTCATCAACCCAGACCCGCGGGGCATTTTTCAATCGCGCGTCGTTGATGGATTCTGGTTGCGCGTCGAATGGCTCTGGCAAGACCCGCTTCCACTCGAAGAAGACCTGCTCGCCGAAATTCGCAAGCGCGCGTAA
- the uvrB gene encoding excinuclease ABC subunit UvrB: MPNFQLVSPFQPTGDQPAAIDKLVQGIQRGDKYQTLLGATATGKTFVMAAIIEKVQKPTLIIAHNKTLAAQLYSEFREFFPHNAVEYFVSYYDYYQPEAYVPQHDLYIEKDSSINEEIDRLRLAATASLLSRRDVVIVASVSCIYGLGSPEEYARVSVKLQRGETRNRDKVLRQLIENHYERNDLDLGRGKFRVRGDTLEIAPAYGTTAYRVEFFGDEIERITEVDTTTGEVLFEHPNVEVFPAKHFITPQDKLNAALQDIEKELADQIAKFKDQGKLLEAQRIEQRTKYDLEMLREVGYCSGVENYSRPLAQRAPGSPPWTLFDYFPDNFLLFIDESHMTVPQIHGMYNGDRARTETLIEYGFRLPSALDNRPLRFEEFEKELNQTIFVSATPSEYEIKSSAQVVEQIIRPTGLVDPEVSVRPIKGQVDDLVAEIRKRLELHERVLVTTLTKRMAEDLSEYLHELGIKVHYLHSEVQTLERVEILRDLRLGVYDVIVGINLLREGLDLPEVSLVAILDADKEGFLRSGTALIQTIGRAARHVSGQVIMYADVMTDSMKRALEETNRRRAIQVEHNTTHNIVPQGIVKQVRDLTDRVRVAAEGREEYKAGGIGKLEKSEGAKLIEELEKQMKQAAQNWEFEKAALLRDQIIELRQMLDAQDTRPEWKKVMDDENRHELEELRAQRPAAPARRKR; encoded by the coding sequence ATGCCCAACTTTCAACTCGTTTCTCCGTTTCAACCGACCGGCGATCAACCCGCCGCGATTGACAAACTCGTACAAGGCATTCAGCGCGGCGACAAGTACCAAACCTTGCTCGGCGCGACCGCCACCGGCAAAACGTTCGTGATGGCGGCGATCATCGAAAAAGTTCAAAAGCCGACGCTCATCATCGCGCACAACAAAACGCTCGCCGCGCAGTTGTACTCCGAGTTCCGCGAATTCTTTCCGCACAACGCGGTCGAGTACTTTGTATCGTACTATGATTACTACCAACCCGAAGCGTACGTGCCGCAACACGATCTCTACATCGAAAAGGATTCGAGCATCAACGAAGAGATTGATCGCCTGCGCCTCGCGGCAACCGCCTCCCTGCTCTCGCGGCGCGATGTCGTGATCGTCGCGTCCGTGTCGTGCATCTACGGTCTGGGTTCGCCCGAAGAGTACGCGCGCGTGTCGGTGAAACTTCAACGCGGCGAGACGCGCAATCGCGACAAGGTTCTGCGCCAACTCATCGAGAATCACTACGAGCGCAACGATCTCGACCTGGGTCGCGGCAAATTTCGCGTGCGCGGCGACACGCTTGAAATCGCGCCGGCGTACGGCACGACCGCGTATCGCGTCGAGTTCTTCGGCGACGAGATCGAACGCATCACCGAGGTGGACACGACGACCGGCGAAGTCCTCTTTGAACATCCCAACGTCGAAGTTTTTCCGGCGAAGCATTTCATTACGCCGCAAGACAAGCTCAATGCCGCGCTGCAAGATATTGAAAAAGAACTCGCCGATCAAATCGCCAAGTTCAAAGACCAGGGCAAATTGCTCGAAGCGCAACGCATCGAACAACGCACCAAGTACGATCTCGAAATGTTGCGCGAGGTCGGCTATTGTTCCGGCGTCGAAAACTATTCGCGACCGCTCGCGCAACGCGCGCCCGGCTCGCCGCCGTGGACGCTGTTCGATTATTTTCCCGACAACTTTTTGCTCTTCATTGACGAATCGCACATGACCGTTCCGCAAATTCACGGCATGTACAACGGCGACCGCGCGCGCACAGAAACGCTCATCGAGTACGGCTTTCGCCTGCCGAGCGCGCTCGACAATCGTCCGTTGCGTTTTGAAGAATTCGAAAAGGAACTCAACCAAACGATTTTCGTCAGCGCGACGCCCTCCGAGTACGAAATCAAATCGAGCGCGCAAGTCGTCGAACAAATCATTCGCCCGACCGGTTTGGTGGACCCCGAAGTTTCCGTGCGTCCGATCAAAGGTCAGGTGGACGATTTGGTCGCCGAGATTCGCAAACGGCTCGAACTACACGAGCGCGTGCTCGTCACAACGCTGACCAAACGCATGGCGGAAGATTTATCCGAGTACCTCCACGAACTCGGCATCAAGGTGCATTATCTCCATTCCGAAGTGCAAACGCTCGAGCGTGTCGAGATTCTGCGCGATCTCCGTCTCGGCGTGTACGACGTCATCGTCGGCATCAACCTTTTGCGCGAAGGACTCGATCTGCCTGAAGTGTCGCTCGTCGCGATTCTCGACGCGGACAAGGAAGGATTTTTGCGGAGCGGCACCGCGTTGATTCAAACGATCGGGCGCGCGGCGCGGCACGTCAGCGGTCAAGTGATCATGTACGCCGACGTGATGACCGATTCGATGAAGCGCGCACTTGAAGAAACGAATCGTCGCCGCGCGATTCAAGTGGAACACAACACCACGCACAACATCGTGCCGCAAGGCATCGTCAAGCAAGTGCGCGATCTCACCGACCGCGTGCGCGTCGCCGCGGAAGGGAGAGAAGAATACAAGGCAGGCGGCATCGGCAAGCTCGAAAAATCGGAAGGCGCGAAATTGATCGAGGAACTCGAAAAGCAAATGAAGCAAGCCGCGCAGAACTGGGAATTTGAAAAAGCCGCGCTCTTGCGCGACCAGATCATCGAACTGCGGCAGATGCTCGACGCGCAAGATACGCGACCCGAGTGGAAAAAAGTGATGGACGACGAGAACCGTCACGAACTCGAAGAACTGCGCGCGCAGAGACCCGCCGCCCCCGCGCGCCGCAAACGATGA
- a CDS encoding DUF2723 domain-containing protein, with the protein MKPRARIVALLVVLALLALIYAPTLLAQINGSSDDFMADVGETQIVLNVWGTLHATGYPLFVILGNLFVGALRLIGIAPTVAPSIVSLIFGFAALAIFYALALNLTGRVALAAMATALLGVTRYVWIHNVIPEVYSFALLLLTILFAFALWRGEVSHRIEWLAFVGGIALAHHRAFILAIPPLAFAVWHELPALSWQRTTRLIALGLIGFVPYAYLPARANLGGIWVYGNPGTLSGFWDQFIARENPAIVRVPTSFDIVLDKFNTVNDLLVAELTAPGIALGILGLTFAAMRLPTRREAITFLVSAITAYAFVVIFFDDILAPVIFPISLALVFGWIFLSDALVAARKFGYAVLAPAALVCGAVLVIQNAPVIARLTHDPTGVETMALAQNTPTGATLMLTWGTRYFAIGFAQDVLEQLQHFRRVDDKADVAAILKQGMLVTPEFILTDRPPPWFEKQLKQRVYVRAVAPRLIQIDTAMERVPPGANIQSRDGLPVPFATQAHCARREIDLYVSWAAITQPARDASVFVHLLDANGHVLAQDDQAAPVYGWRPLTSWDAGEVVRDVYTLAHASGATQIRFGWYEKLSNGEFKNYDAVTMPVLCNP; encoded by the coding sequence ATGAAACCACGCGCGCGAATCGTTGCGCTACTCGTCGTCTTGGCGCTCCTCGCCTTGATCTACGCGCCGACCTTGCTCGCGCAGATCAACGGCTCGTCCGATGATTTCATGGCGGACGTGGGCGAGACGCAAATCGTTCTCAACGTGTGGGGCACACTCCACGCGACGGGCTATCCGCTGTTTGTCATCTTGGGTAACTTGTTCGTCGGCGCGCTGCGACTCATCGGAATTGCGCCGACCGTTGCGCCGTCGATCGTCTCGTTGATTTTTGGATTCGCCGCGCTCGCGATTTTTTACGCGCTCGCGCTCAATCTCACCGGACGCGTCGCGCTTGCCGCGATGGCGACCGCGTTACTCGGCGTCACACGCTACGTCTGGATTCACAACGTCATCCCCGAAGTCTACTCGTTCGCGTTGTTGCTACTCACGATCTTGTTCGCGTTCGCGTTGTGGCGCGGCGAGGTGTCCCATCGCATCGAGTGGCTCGCGTTCGTCGGCGGCATCGCGCTCGCGCATCATCGCGCGTTCATCCTCGCGATTCCGCCACTCGCCTTCGCAGTGTGGCACGAATTGCCCGCGTTGAGTTGGCAGCGCACGACGCGCTTGATCGCGCTCGGCTTGATCGGGTTTGTGCCTTATGCGTATCTGCCCGCGCGCGCGAACCTGGGCGGAATCTGGGTCTATGGCAATCCTGGTACGTTGAGCGGTTTCTGGGACCAATTCATCGCGCGCGAGAACCCAGCCATCGTGCGCGTGCCTACCTCATTCGACATCGTGCTCGACAAGTTCAACACCGTCAACGATCTACTCGTCGCCGAGTTAACCGCGCCGGGCATCGCGCTCGGCATCCTGGGTCTGACGTTTGCCGCGATGCGACTACCCACGCGCCGCGAGGCGATCACCTTTCTCGTCAGTGCGATCACGGCATACGCATTCGTCGTGATTTTCTTCGACGACATTCTCGCACCGGTGATTTTTCCAATTTCGCTCGCGCTCGTTTTCGGCTGGATTTTTCTCAGCGACGCGCTCGTCGCCGCGCGAAAATTCGGGTACGCAGTACTCGCGCCTGCCGCGCTCGTTTGTGGTGCAGTGCTCGTCATACAGAACGCGCCCGTTATCGCCAGACTCACGCACGACCCGACCGGCGTCGAGACTATGGCGCTCGCGCAGAACACACCTACCGGCGCAACGCTGATGCTCACCTGGGGCACGCGCTATTTCGCGATTGGATTCGCGCAAGACGTGCTCGAACAATTGCAACATTTCCGCCGCGTGGATGACAAAGCTGATGTCGCCGCGATTCTCAAACAGGGAATGCTCGTGACGCCGGAATTTATTTTGACGGATCGCCCACCGCCTTGGTTTGAAAAACAGCTCAAGCAACGCGTGTACGTGCGCGCGGTCGCGCCGCGCCTCATTCAGATTGACACCGCAATGGAGCGCGTTCCGCCGGGTGCGAACATCCAATCGCGCGATGGTCTGCCGGTTCCATTTGCGACTCAAGCGCATTGTGCACGACGCGAAATTGATCTGTACGTGAGTTGGGCGGCAATCACACAACCCGCGCGCGACGCGAGTGTGTTCGTGCACTTGCTCGATGCCAACGGTCACGTGCTCGCGCAAGACGACCAAGCCGCGCCGGTGTATGGTTGGCGACCATTGACGAGTTGGGATGCCGGCGAAGTCGTACGCGATGTTTACACGCTCGCGCACGCGTCAGGCGCGACCCAGATTCGATTTGGCTGGTACGAGAAATTATCGAACGGCGAGTTCAAGAATTACGACGCGGTCACGATGCCCGTGTTGTGCAACCCGTAG
- a CDS encoding SRPBCC domain-containing protein has protein sequence MNKIEQTYIIAASPKKIWRALTDARVIRKWSGADAVFPLKPGAAYSLWDGSITGEVLAIVPEKKLAQSWKPDNWTITNSVVTFTLTPTREGTRVDLLHENIEEWDYEGTETGWDNYYLGAIKRMFSAEPAKPRITKTAKSGNTKTAKKVKTVKGKRVAGKKEPVKKPTGRARAKS, from the coding sequence ATGAACAAGATCGAACAAACATACATCATCGCCGCGTCGCCCAAAAAGATTTGGCGCGCGTTGACCGACGCGCGCGTCATTCGCAAGTGGTCGGGCGCGGACGCGGTCTTTCCGCTCAAGCCCGGCGCGGCGTACTCGTTGTGGGATGGCAGTATCACCGGCGAAGTGCTCGCGATTGTGCCGGAGAAAAAACTCGCGCAGTCGTGGAAGCCGGACAATTGGACGATCACGAACTCGGTCGTGACGTTCACGCTGACGCCGACGCGCGAAGGCACACGCGTGGACTTGCTGCACGAGAACATCGAAGAATGGGATTACGAAGGCACGGAGACGGGCTGGGACAATTACTATCTTGGTGCGATCAAGCGGATGTTTAGCGCGGAACCCGCGAAACCCAGGATCACGAAAACCGCGAAGTCTGGGAACACGAAAACCGCGAAGAAAGTGAAAACCGTGAAGGGGAAAAGGGTGGCGGGGAAGAAAGAACCGGTGAAGAAGCCAACTGGGCGCGCAAGAGCCAAATCATAA
- the tnpA gene encoding IS200/IS605 family transposase, producing the protein MAYWRLFYHITFATKNRGAMITPDIEPELHGYIVGKAQALGAIVYAVNGIAEHVHVATSVPPKVSIADFVGQIKGAASHHINHLPKPPERLFDWQRGYSVVSFGQKDLGRVIEYVCNQKEHHKRGTIIQAMEHADELDDAPQITASE; encoded by the coding sequence ATGGCGTACTGGCGATTGTTCTACCACATCACGTTCGCTACCAAAAATCGCGGGGCGATGATCACGCCCGACATCGAACCCGAATTGCATGGTTACATCGTCGGCAAGGCGCAAGCATTAGGCGCGATAGTGTACGCCGTAAATGGAATCGCGGAACACGTTCACGTCGCCACATCGGTGCCACCGAAAGTCTCCATCGCGGATTTTGTCGGGCAGATCAAGGGCGCGGCGTCGCATCACATCAACCATTTGCCCAAGCCACCCGAACGACTATTCGATTGGCAACGCGGGTACAGCGTCGTCTCGTTCGGGCAAAAAGATTTGGGGCGTGTGATCGAATATGTTTGCAATCAGAAGGAACACCACAAACGCGGGACGATCATCCAGGCAATGGAACACGCGGACGAACTGGACGACGCGCCGCAAATCACAGCAAGTGAATAA
- the malQ gene encoding 4-alpha-glucanotransferase, whose product MTFPRRSGVILHPTSLPGRYGIGDLGEHAFRFVDFLADAGQTYWQILPLSPTGFGDSPYQGLSALAGNPLLISPERLIEVGHLVAPDLKSVPDFPAERVDFGAVISFKNELLDRAFAHFSAHAPATQRDAFVKFCRAHADWLDDFALFMAIKTARQGQPWYEWDRDLMTREPSALKRARRSLATEIENVKYRQWQFFDQWRAVKRHANSRGIQIIGDIPIFVARDSADVWANAHLFYFDKELKPIAVSGVPPDYFSTTGQLWGHPLYKWNVMAKEKFAWWIARFRLAFTQADVIRIDHFRGFYNYWQVPADETTAVNGTWKRAPGAKLFRAVSAALGDLAIIAEDLGTFDPASRAGVDALQAEFGFPGMRVLQFAFGSDATDHFLPHNLQRDGVVYTGTHDNDTTVGWYQSADEKSRDYARRYLARDGSDIAWDLIRLAWSSVAHTAMTTAQDLLSLGNEARMNFPSTSGAPNWCWRVQPGALDDQSAARLRELTVVYGRIVVNNNATGVQ is encoded by the coding sequence ATGACATTTCCAAGACGGAGCGGAGTGATCCTGCATCCGACTTCACTGCCTGGTCGTTATGGCATCGGCGATCTGGGCGAGCACGCGTTTCGCTTTGTGGATTTTCTCGCGGATGCGGGACAAACGTACTGGCAGATTCTGCCGCTCAGTCCGACCGGCTTTGGCGATTCGCCATACCAAGGTCTCTCCGCGCTCGCGGGCAATCCCTTGCTCATCAGCCCAGAGCGTCTGATCGAAGTCGGTCACCTCGTCGCGCCCGATTTGAAGAGTGTGCCGGATTTTCCTGCGGAGCGCGTGGATTTCGGCGCGGTGATTTCGTTCAAGAATGAGTTGCTCGATCGCGCGTTCGCGCATTTCTCCGCGCACGCGCCGGCGACGCAACGCGACGCGTTCGTCAAGTTTTGTCGCGCGCACGCGGACTGGCTCGACGATTTCGCGTTGTTCATGGCGATCAAGACCGCGCGACAAGGACAGCCGTGGTACGAGTGGGATCGCGATTTGATGACGCGCGAACCGAGTGCACTAAAGCGCGCGCGCCGGTCGCTCGCGACCGAAATCGAGAATGTCAAATATCGCCAGTGGCAATTTTTCGACCAGTGGCGCGCGGTCAAACGCCACGCCAACTCGCGCGGCATTCAGATCATCGGCGACATTCCGATTTTCGTCGCGCGCGATAGCGCGGACGTGTGGGCGAACGCGCATCTATTTTACTTTGACAAGGAACTCAAACCGATTGCGGTGTCAGGCGTTCCGCCGGACTATTTCAGCACGACCGGGCAATTGTGGGGACATCCGCTCTACAAGTGGAATGTGATGGCGAAGGAGAAATTCGCGTGGTGGATCGCGCGGTTTCGTCTCGCGTTCACGCAAGCGGATGTGATTCGGATTGATCACTTTCGGGGATTTTACAATTACTGGCAAGTGCCCGCGGATGAAACGACCGCGGTCAATGGTACGTGGAAACGCGCGCCGGGCGCGAAACTATTTCGCGCGGTCAGCGCGGCGCTCGGCGACCTGGCGATTATCGCCGAAGACCTGGGAACGTTCGATCCCGCTTCGCGCGCAGGCGTGGACGCGCTCCAAGCCGAGTTCGGTTTCCCAGGAATGCGCGTTTTGCAGTTCGCGTTTGGGAGTGATGCGACGGATCACTTTTTGCCGCACAATTTACAACGCGATGGCGTGGTCTACACCGGCACGCACGACAATGACACGACGGTTGGCTGGTATCAATCGGCAGATGAAAAATCGCGCGATTATGCGCGGCGTTATCTTGCGCGCGATGGGTCGGATATCGCGTGGGATTTGATTCGGCTTGCGTGGTCGTCGGTCGCGCACACGGCGATGACGACGGCGCAAGATTTGTTGTCGCTGGGGAACGAGGCGCGGATGAATTTTCCGAGCACGAGCGGCGCGCCGAATTGGTGCTGGCGTGTCCAACCCGGCGCGCTCGACGACCAGAGTGCCGCGCGGTTGCGCGAGTTGACGGTGGTGTACGGGCGCATTGTTGTGAACAACAATGCTACAGGAGTTCAATAG
- a CDS encoding glycosyltransferase family 39 protein has translation MNRKTTWLVLIVILLAAFFLYQYQLLEFPYYGDEVDGGDVTAKILQGQLVPFFPDGDGHEALYNFSMAPFFIVLGESEIASRWTSVAWTMVTVALMYVYGQRLFQSRRVGVMSAGLFAGLFWSAMFAHLSLRVVTLSAITIPALIGLVLSVRSRSNQSTLKAGVVGGIFAGLAAYTYTSGRGFPVIVAVFLVYLVIIQRELLFKHWRTMLVYIALMGVVSLWLYIYLRAHPEFDLRIREMAQLSWFFRGEWSNAPQALLETVAMFTVRGEPNWVNNLSERPVFVGPEGILFYLGVLLCVARLKKPEYGLQLIVVAAHLVPSFITEHPPSWGRSLGMMPALIVITVLPIEWAWKKLEAMKNDRRARLLNMRLVLSTYAVVVGVLGISIYARTAFDLFQVWMKAPGVYWMSLAFYDGAAKYVNQSSDTTPFNYIFDVYTPWRKTNIQRPIQRREVALRWSVLDAIVFPDDPRGSRIAFQILGAPVRPLLDAFVDLDAPIHIDPRVDSEGRRLLRVYAIPRARLDARLSRARVGTIFLPNTNTPITTSVRAGDALEFVGYEILNVNARPGDDLNVLTYWRVLQRPPNIAAFVHLLDAEQRVVAQFDGFGAVTDDLAPGDVVAQLHALKLPADLRAGAYRFALGVYTRDDLQRLPLSVGTDSVWLATWQLALP, from the coding sequence ATGAATCGAAAAACCACGTGGCTTGTATTGATCGTCATTTTGCTCGCCGCATTTTTTCTCTATCAATATCAGCTCTTAGAATTTCCGTATTACGGCGACGAGGTCGATGGCGGTGATGTCACCGCCAAAATTTTGCAGGGACAACTCGTTCCCTTCTTTCCCGATGGCGACGGACATGAGGCGCTGTACAATTTTTCGATGGCGCCTTTTTTCATTGTGCTGGGCGAGAGCGAAATCGCCAGCCGCTGGACTTCGGTCGCGTGGACGATGGTCACGGTCGCGTTGATGTACGTGTACGGGCAACGCCTCTTTCAGAGTCGCCGCGTCGGCGTCATGTCCGCCGGATTGTTTGCCGGGCTTTTCTGGTCCGCGATGTTCGCGCACCTGAGTCTGCGCGTCGTCACCTTGTCGGCGATCACGATCCCCGCGCTGATCGGACTCGTGTTGAGCGTGCGTTCGCGATCTAATCAGAGTACGCTTAAGGCGGGCGTGGTCGGCGGCATTTTCGCGGGACTGGCGGCTTACACGTACACATCGGGACGCGGTTTTCCGGTCATTGTCGCCGTGTTCCTCGTTTACCTCGTCATCATCCAACGCGAACTCCTCTTCAAGCATTGGCGCACCATGCTCGTCTACATTGCCTTGATGGGCGTCGTCAGTCTCTGGCTGTACATCTATTTGCGCGCGCATCCCGAATTCGATCTGCGGATCCGCGAGATGGCTCAACTGAGTTGGTTTTTTCGCGGCGAGTGGAGTAATGCGCCGCAGGCATTGCTCGAAACAGTGGCGATGTTCACCGTGCGCGGCGAACCGAATTGGGTGAACAATCTCTCCGAGCGTCCTGTGTTCGTTGGTCCCGAAGGAATCCTATTTTATTTGGGTGTTTTACTCTGCGTCGCGCGATTGAAAAAACCGGAATACGGTTTGCAACTGATTGTCGTCGCGGCGCATCTCGTTCCCAGTTTTATCACCGAGCACCCGCCAAGTTGGGGGCGTTCGCTTGGCATGATGCCGGCGTTGATCGTCATCACGGTTCTGCCGATTGAATGGGCATGGAAAAAACTGGAAGCGATGAAGAATGACCGGCGAGCCAGACTCTTGAACATGCGGCTGGTGCTGTCTACGTACGCCGTAGTGGTGGGAGTGCTGGGGATTTCGATTTATGCGCGGACGGCGTTCGATTTGTTTCAAGTGTGGATGAAAGCGCCCGGTGTCTATTGGATGTCGCTTGCGTTTTACGATGGCGCGGCAAAGTACGTGAATCAATCATCCGACACGACGCCCTTCAATTACATCTTCGATGTGTATACGCCGTGGCGCAAAACAAACATCCAACGACCGATTCAACGCCGCGAGGTCGCGCTCCGTTGGTCGGTGCTCGATGCGATTGTATTTCCCGACGATCCACGCGGGTCACGCATCGCGTTTCAAATCCTGGGCGCGCCGGTGCGTCCGTTGCTCGACGCGTTCGTTGACCTCGACGCGCCAATTCACATTGACCCGCGCGTGGATTCAGAAGGACGACGGCTGTTGCGCGTGTACGCGATTCCGCGCGCGCGACTTGACGCGCGACTATCGCGCGCGCGCGTGGGAACGATCTTTTTGCCGAACACGAACACGCCGATCACGACGTCGGTGCGCGCGGGTGATGCGCTCGAATTCGTGGGTTACGAAATTCTCAATGTGAACGCGCGTCCCGGCGATGATCTCAACGTGTTGACGTACTGGCGCGTCCTGCAACGTCCTCCGAATATCGCCGCGTTCGTGCATCTGCTCGATGCCGAGCAACGCGTCGTCGCGCAGTTCGATGGATTCGGCGCGGTGACGGACGACCTCGCGCCGGGGGATGTGGTCGCGCAACTGCACGCGCTTAAACTGCCGGCGGATTTGCGCGCGGGCGCGTATCGGTTTGCGCTCGGCGTCTACACGCGCGACGATTTGCAACGATTGCCGTTGAGCGTGGGCACCGACTCGGTGTGGCTGGCGACGTGGCAACTCGCATTGCCATGA
- a CDS encoding PQQ-like beta-propeller repeat protein: MKKSHVFLTLGIAGALVVALQTPPVSSAPGHLLGTPTPTLHPYSPLFLPLVINQNNSPVATATPLRTPTQTTTAPSPTATRTSAAPTPTTVPGLPANSEWTQDAHDAQRTGYSPVEPAEPWTFLWSWNGADANGGTGNHFYNAPREARTVTGGNNVYVPAGTQGLYALAKTNGAQAWRVTTTAFNGTPAFDASTNSVFAGGADGKLYKINATTGAVIATYTADAPLNRAVLLTSSHAYAISDSGQLHKVSIANLAKAWSYAAGSNASTGLAYSASRDVIVFGTDDLYVHAVNNSNGVVKWRVKPTPNTAGFPNEYRYYFPVVADQHGVVFLRMRLEHNAGLWGYPSTGNIWPNTNAAARTFLQDNPSKKNLFALNLDNGAEKFIPAVGYTGTEDLYNGSAYLTTGPVPVVKTFTDGTEVAYIQFRNGQGAPPDGRWDSNMGEMVLDNTTIAGLVAGDLRFVKMNRWNGQGGSAYTFVTDEQNLITLAGNSLFHAHWGASESVKITNRASTLGLSYLNPITAVNHPTIIRRQTSCGNFNPTTHATTCGLTLFNDGRYWDGPGWWTYWNVLDPPTIAAGTYSDGVRPRYTYVSGNLMIVEGNGGDLMIFRHSGP; the protein is encoded by the coding sequence ATGAAAAAAAGCCATGTCTTTTTGACGCTCGGCATCGCCGGCGCGCTTGTCGTCGCGCTCCAAACACCTCCGGTCTCTTCAGCGCCCGGACACCTGCTCGGCACACCCACACCTACTTTGCACCCCTACTCGCCGCTCTTTTTACCGCTCGTTATCAATCAGAATAATTCACCGGTCGCAACGGCAACACCTTTACGCACACCCACTCAAACGACGACGGCGCCATCGCCCACAGCAACGCGAACCTCCGCCGCGCCCACGCCGACCACGGTACCGGGATTGCCGGCGAACAGCGAGTGGACGCAAGACGCGCACGACGCGCAACGTACCGGTTATTCACCCGTCGAGCCAGCCGAACCCTGGACGTTCTTGTGGTCGTGGAACGGCGCGGACGCGAATGGCGGCACGGGCAATCACTTTTACAACGCGCCCCGCGAAGCGCGCACCGTGACCGGCGGCAACAATGTGTACGTGCCGGCAGGGACGCAAGGGTTGTACGCGCTAGCAAAAACGAACGGCGCGCAAGCTTGGCGCGTAACAACAACCGCATTCAACGGTACGCCGGCTTTTGACGCGAGCACGAACAGTGTTTTCGCCGGCGGTGCGGATGGCAAACTCTACAAAATCAATGCGACGACCGGCGCGGTGATTGCGACGTACACCGCCGACGCGCCATTGAATCGCGCCGTACTATTGACGAGTTCGCACGCCTACGCCATCTCCGATTCAGGGCAATTGCACAAGGTGAGTATCGCGAATCTCGCGAAAGCGTGGTCGTACGCGGCAGGATCGAACGCGAGCACCGGTTTGGCATACTCGGCATCGCGCGATGTGATCGTGTTCGGAACCGATGATTTGTACGTCCACGCCGTCAACAATTCGAATGGCGTTGTCAAGTGGCGCGTCAAGCCAACGCCAAACACCGCTGGCTTTCCGAACGAGTATCGTTACTATTTCCCGGTCGTCGCCGACCAACACGGCGTCGTGTTCTTGCGAATGCGGCTCGAGCACAACGCGGGGCTGTGGGGTTATCCCAGCACTGGCAATATCTGGCCCAATACGAATGCCGCCGCGCGTACCTTTTTGCAAGACAATCCTAGCAAGAAAAACTTGTTCGCGCTAAACCTGGATAATGGCGCGGAAAAATTCATTCCCGCCGTCGGCTACACCGGCACGGAAGATTTGTACAACGGTTCGGCATACCTCACGACCGGTCCGGTCCCCGTCGTCAAAACATTTACCGACGGCACTGAAGTCGCCTACATTCAATTCCGCAACGGGCAAGGCGCGCCGCCCGATGGTCGTTGGGATTCGAACATGGGCGAGATGGTACTCGACAATACGACCATCGCCGGTCTCGTCGCAGGCGATTTGCGCTTCGTCAAGATGAATCGCTGGAACGGACAAGGCGGCAGCGCGTACACCTTCGTCACCGATGAGCAGAATCTGATCACCCTGGCGGGCAATTCGTTGTTTCACGCGCACTGGGGCGCGAGCGAAAGCGTCAAGATTACCAACCGCGCCAGCACCCTGGGTTTGAGTTACCTCAACCCCATCACCGCGGTAAATCATCCGACGATCATCCGCCGCCAAACGAGTTGCGGCAACTTTAATCCGACGACGCACGCGACAACTTGCGGCTTGACGCTCTTTAACGACGGACGTTACTGGGATGGTCCAGGATGGTGGACGTATTGGAACGTGCTCGATCCGCCGACCATCGCCGCCGGCACGTACAGCGATGGCGTGCGCCCGCGCTACACCTACGTCAGCGGCAATCTGATGATCGTCGAAGGGAATGGCGGCGATCTAATGATCTTTAGGCACAGTGGACCCTAG